The window GTGGCTTCAGTCAGCGGCAACAGGCACACCAGTACATCGAGCTTTTCTAGAAAAGCGGGCAATTCGTCGTTGCCTGCGTAGCAGCAAATGCCGTTCATCTGGTGCCGGGAGCGGCTCCAGCCTGCGCAGGCAAAGCCCAGTCCTTGCAATGTTTGCAGAACGGCTTGCCCCAGCGAGCCCAGGCCTAGCACGCCCACGCGACGCTGGCTGGCAGGGCGTACGGGCACGGCCTTCCATTCGCCGCGCTGTTGTTGGCGGCGGTACTGGGGCATGTCGCGGTGCAGGTCCAGCACGGCGCGTGTCACGTACTCGATCATGCCTTGCACGATGCCAGGCTCCACCATGCGCACGACTGGCAGTGTGGGCGGCAGGGCAGCGAAGTTGAACTGGTCTACGCCAGCGCCCGAAGAGAACAGCACTTGGAGGTTCGGAAAACACTCTGAGATGTTTTCTGGAGGCTCCCATGCCGCCAGAAAGCGCACCTTGGTCGGATCGCCCATATCGGGCCAGATACGAAAATCGATTTCGGGTGCCTGGGCCCGGAATACCTCGGCCCACTGCCGTCCTCTTACAGGATCCGACTTATAGAGAAAAGTAGCGCTTGGCAAGGGAGGGAAGGAGCTCATGCTTCGGTGCTCAAAGGCAAAAATACGGGGTGAGAGAAATCAGCCCACGGCCTGGGTCACCAGGGCGAAGATCCTTGGTGCACCCAATGGATGCTGCAGGGCGCTGCCGCGCACCATGGTGGTGGGTGCGTCTACGCGCAGTAGTCCAATGTTTTCCAGCCACTCGGTCAACCCGGAGTCAAAGTCAATATCGATCCGAGTGAAGTGACCTGCGTTCATCCCTGCCAGGTGGGAAATGAGTGCTTTGGCGCCTTCTGCATCAGGAGCAATTACGGGTCCAATGATGTGTCCGCGCCCAAAGCGTCGAAGCATGGCAAAGCCTTGCTGCGTACCGTCATGGTCCAGTACCACACAGGCATCGGCCTGAGTCAGAAGATCCTCTATCAATGCATGGCGTGGCATGCCCCGCGCATTCATGTCTAGCGCCTGTAATGCGGCAGTTTCGTTCTGGCCTGCTGGGCGCAAGCGCCAGCCTGATGGCAATGCAATGAGTGGTGTAGGTTGTGCTATTCCCTGATGTTGGCGCACTTCGCCTGTACGTACAAAGCCCAGCCGCTCATATAAACCACGCCCCTCGGCTGTGGCATGCAGCAGTACTGTGCAGTTGTCCATGTCATCAAGCAGAGCCTTCATCAGCCTGTGGCCAATGCGGCGCCCCTGGCAAGCGGGTGTCACTATCACCAAACCAATAGTTGCGTGCGCTGGCCCCCAGCGCCAACGCAGCGCGGTGGCCAGGATCTGTCCATCGCGCTCCGCAACCAGACCTTCTGAATGGACAAACACTTGCTCCCAGTCAGTGGCGCGGTGCGGCCAGCGCAGCTCCGCCGACAAGGCATGGGCGCTTTGCAAATCGGCTTCTGTCATCTGTCGCAGTAGTACTCCGTCTTCGGCTGTGACTGCGTTTTCCAGTGCCGAGAAAGGGGGCTTTGAGTGCATGTGCGGCAACCTCTTGTCATTGAAATTGCTGTCTATCTTGGCCGACAACGTGCTGACACACCAGTGCGAATAAGGGTTTGCTAGCAACTTGCAAGCTTTGTCTGTCATGCCTGAGGGTTTTGCAATTCGCTGCGGAAGTCGGGGCTCTTACGGCGACAAATGCTGGGGCTTACTACCTAGCATCAGTGACTGATTCGACCGCAGCTGGGGATGCGTTGCTGCAGCTCCTTTTGCCCCTGGCCTTGCGGTTGCCTTCCCCGCTATTTCGCTTTCTTTGTCTCCTCATTTTGGGTGCCTGTATGTCGTTATTTGATCCCCGCTCCATCGCTGTCAGTAGCGGCCACTTCATTGGTGGCCGCTTGGTGCGAGACACCCCACGCCTTGGTGTGCTGCGCCCCTCTGACGGACAAACGCATGCCGACTTGCCACTGGCTGATGCCAGCACTGTGGATGCTGCGGTACAAAACGCTTGGCAGGCTTGGCGCAGCAGCGACTGGGCTCGCCGCGCGCCGCGTGACCGTGCCCGCGTGTTGCGCCGCTGGGCTGATCTGATTGACGCCGATGTGGCACTTTTGGCACCGTTGGAGGCCGTGTGCTCTACCCGTCCGGTGCGTGACGCCACGGCTTGGGATGTGCCATTTACGGCGGAGGGGCTGCGCTTTTTTGCCGAGTACGCCGACAAGCTGGGCGGCGACGTGGCTGCCACGCGGCACGACCACCTGGGGATGGTGGTTGCCGAGCCCTATGGGGTGGTGGGTGCCATCACGCCCTGGAATTTTCCGCTGGTGATGATGTCCTGGAAGGTGGGAGCCGCATTGGCCGCAGGCAATGCGGTGGTGCTCAAGCCTTCAGAGATGACACCATTTTCTGCTGTGCGCCTGGCTGAATTGGCGGTGCAAGCCGGTGTGCCTGCGGGCTTGTTCAATGTGGTGCAGGGCGATGGGCGCACCACGGGCGATGCGCTCACGCGCCACCCGCTCATTGCCAAGATGACATTCACCGGTTCTACGCGCACGGGTGCAGCCATCATGGCCAGCTGCGCGCTGCAAGGCCCCAAGCCTGTGACGCTGGAGCTGGGTGGCAAGAGCCCGCAACTGGTGTTTGACGATGCCCCTGACCTGGACCGCCTGGCGGGGATCATTGCCGGGGCTATCACTGGCAACGCCGGGCAGGTGTGTGTCGCGGGCTCGCGCCTGATCGTACAGCGTGGCATTGCAGAGGCCTTGGTGGATCGCATTGCTGCCAGGTTTGCGGCTTTGCGCCCCGGCGCCACCTGGGATGCCGATGCCACGTTGCCCCCCATCATCTCTGCGCCCCAGGCGGCGCGCATCTTGGACATTGTGGAGCGCGCATGCGATGCAGGCGCGCAAGTGCGCTGCGGTGGTGGCCTGTTTGATGGTGGGCCGGGCGGTGCGTACTTCCAGCCCACATTGATAGAGGGCGTGACGGCCTCCAACCCTGCGGTGCAGGAGGAAATCTTTGGCCCGGTGCTCACGGTGCAGACCTTTGACACCGAAGAAGAGGGCCTGGCCCTGGCCGCGCACGAGCACTATGGCCTGGCCGCCGGGGTGCACACCGCAGACATCGGCAGGGCCCTTCGTGCCATGCGGGGCATCTCTGCGGGCACGGTGTGGATCAACCGCTACGGGCGCAGCGCCGACTTCGTCATCCCTACCGGCGGCTACCACCAGTCGGGCATTGGCAAGGACCTGGGGCGCCAGGCGGTCGAGGCCAATTTGCGCTTCAAAAGCGTGCTCATCGACTTTGCTGCAGCGCACTAATGGTGCGGGTCTGCACGCATGCAGTGCACACCGCACGGCATGCCGTAGCCCCCCACTCAAAGCGCAACTTTCTGGCGTGGACAGGGCCCATTTCCCAACATGTTCTGCGCCCTTGCATGCTCCAATGAATTTGTAATAACTCTGTCGCAAACGGTAATTAAGGGATGCGACCCGCTGCGGTCGGTGACCGTTCAAACTGGAATCGAGACCATGACTTTTCGCCCCAAGTACGTGACTTTTGACTGCTACGGAACGCTCACCCGCTTTCGCATGGGTGAGATGACACGTGAGCTGTTTGCCGACCGCATTCCTGCGCAGCACATGGAGCAGTTCATTGCCGACTTCACGGCCTATCGCTTCGATGAAGTGCTAGGCGACTGGCAACCCTATGAGGTGGTGCTGAAGAACGCCGTGCGCCGCCTGTGCAAGAAGTGGAGGATCCAGTACTTCGATGCAGACGGCCAAAAGTACTACGACGCCGTGCCCACCTGGGACCCTCACGCGGACGTGCCTGCAGGCCTGGCCAAGGTGGCCAAGGAGATCCCGCTGGTGATCCTGTCTAACGCCGCTGACGACCAGATCCAGAAGAACGTGGCCATGCTGGGTGCCCCATTCCATCGGGTTTACACCGCACAGCAAGCCCAGGCCTACAAGCCGCGCCTCAAGGCCTTTGAGTACATGCTCGACTCGCTGGGTTGCAACCCGGAAGATGTGCTGCACGTGTCCTCCAGCCTGCGCTACGACCTTATGTCGGCCGACGACATCGGCATCAAGAACAAGGTGTTTGTGAACCGTGGCCACGGCCCTGGTAACCCGGCCTACGGATACACCGAGATCCAGGACATTGGCGGCCTGCCCGGTGTGGTGGGCCTCTGACGCCCGCGATGGCCCAGCCCCCTTCTTTGTATCGCTGACCTGCCCACACCATGAAGCTCGACTCGTACTGGAATGATGCCATGCCCCTGTGGCCAGCAGGTGCTGCGGGAGGCCCACGCAGCCTGCCTGGCAAGGTCGATGTGGCCATTGTGGGCGGTGGCTTTACCGGCCTGTCTGCCGCACTGGCCCTGGCTCGCAAGGGCGCCCGTGTGGTGGTGCTGGAGGCTGGCCCCACCATAGCGCCCGAGGCATCGGGCCGCAATGGCGGGCATGTCAACAATGGCTTGGCGGTGGACTACGCCGATGTCGCTGCCAAAGTGGGGGTGGAGAAGGCTCGCGACTGGTACCACGCTTACGACGATGCAGTGAACACGGTGGCGCGTCTGGTGCAGCAGGAGTCCATCGATTGCGACTTTCTGCGCCACGGCAAACTCAAGCTGGCCACGCGCCCCCACCAGATGGACGCGCTGCAGCGCAGTGCTGAGCGCTTGGTGGCAGATGGTGTGGACACTGATGTAGAGATACTGAGCGCTGAGCGTGTGCGCGCCGAGGTGCAAAGCGAGCGTTTTCATGGCGGCTTGCTGTACAAGCGCAGCGCGCAGATGCACATGGGCCGTTTTGCCCACGGGCTGGCCCATGCCGCCGAGCGCCAAGGTGCCACCATTTGTACCAACACCTGTGTCAACCGGCTGGAGCGCGTGCAAGGGCAGGTGCACCGCCTGCATACGGCGCAAGGTACCGTCACGGCCCAGCAGGTGCTGCTGGCCACGGGTGCGTCGCGCCATGGCAGCTACGGCAGCTTTGGTTGGCTGCGCCGGCGCATCGTGCCCATTGGCAGTTTCATCGTGGTCACAGAGCCTTTGGGGGCGGAGCGTGCCCAGGCCTTGCTGCGCGAGCGCCGCACCTACACCACCATTGCCAACATCCACCATTACTTCCGCCTCACAGCAGACCACCGGCTGGTGTTTGGCGGGCGTGCACGCTTTGCCATCTCCAGCCCGCAGTCAGACGCCGCCAGCGGCGAGATCCTGCGTGCAGGTCTGGCCGAGACCTTCCCGCAACTGGGCCCCGTGCGGCTCGATTATTGCTGGGGTGGTCTCGTGGACATGACCCAGGACCGCCTGCCGCAAGCGGGCGAGCGCGATGGCCTGTTTTATTCCATGGGCTACAGCGGCCACGGCACGCAGATGTCGGTGCACATGGGCGAGCGCATGGCCGAAGTGATGGCAGGCAATGCGGCGGCGAACCCCTGGCAGGGGCGCCACTGGCCCGCCATTCCGGGCCACTTCGGCCCCCCTTGGTTTCTGCCTGCCGTGGGCCTGTACTTCAGGCTCAAAGACCGTCTGGCGTGATGCCGCATTCGCTGACAGCCGTATTTGCCCCGCGTGATTTTTCAATAACCACAACCCTGACCCCCACCCCTTTTCAACCAGGAGAGCGACCATGAGCGATAGCCACAAACAGTTCGAGAACCTTGTCGGTCCCAGCGAGAGCATGCGAGTGATGGAATCGCTCAAACGCGGTGCGTCTCGCCGCGATGTGCTCGCCATGCTCATGGCCTGCGGTATGCAGGCGGGCGCGGCGGGTGGCCTGGCAAGTTTGGCCACCTCGGCCCATGCGCAGACGCCCAAGCGCGGCGGGCGCATTCGCGTGGCCGGGGCCACGGCAGCCGCCACCGACACGCTGGACCCTGCCAAGCAGTCCAACCAGACCGATTACTCGCGCGGCAGCATGATCTACAACGGTTTGACTTCGCTGGATGGATCGCTCACTCCCCAGCCAGCGTTGGCTGAATCGTTCACCACGCAAGATGCCAAGACCTGGGTGTTCACCCTGCGCAAGGGTGTGGTCTTCCACGATGGCAAGGCCCTGTCACCAGCCGATGTGGTGTTCTCCATCCTTCGGCACAAGGACCCCGCCACGGCATCCAAGGCCAAGGTGCTGGCCGACCAGATCGAGACAGTGCGCGCTAGCGGCCCCAATGAGGTCACCATGGTGCTGTCCGCCCCCAATGCAGACTTGCCTGTGATCCTGGGAACATTCCACTTTTGCATCGTCAAGGACGGCACCACCGACTTCAATGCAGGCATCGGTACCGGCCCCTACAAGCTCAAGGAATTCAAGCCTGGTGTGCGTTCGTTGGTGGTGCGCAATGAAGCCTACTGGAAGCCCGGCAAACCTTACCTGGACGAGATTGAGTTCGTTGGCATTGGGGATGAGACGGCCCGTGTGAATGCGCTGCTGTCGGGTGGTATGGACTTGGTCGCCTCGGTGAACCCCCGTTCCGTGGCTCGTGTCAAGGGCACGCCGGGCTACGCCATCTTTACGACGCAGTCGGGCCAGTACTCTGACCTGATCATGCGCAAAGACATGGGGCCTGGAATGAGCCCTGACTTTGCGATGGCCATGAAATACCTGTTCGATCGAGAACAGATGAAAAAGACCATTGCCCTGGACTACGCCGTGCTGGGCAACGATCAGCCTATCGACCCAACCAACCGCTTCCACTTCAAGGACCTGCCACAACGCGGCTTTGACCTGGACAAGGCCAAGTTCCATCTGCAGAAGTCTGGTGTCACGGGCAAGATTCCCATGGTTGTCTCGCCAGCGGCGATGTACTCGGTGGAGATCGCGCTGCTGCTGCAGCAAGCCGGCCAGCGCATCGGACTCGACATCGACGTCAAGCGCATGCCTGCCGACGGCTACTGGTCCAACCACTGGCTCAACAGCCCCGTGGGCTTTGGCAACGTCAACCCGCGCCCCAGCGCCGACACCATCCTCACGCAGTTCTTTAAGTCCGATGCGGCCTGGAACGAATCGCGCTGGAAGAGTGCGCAGTTCGACCAGTTGCTGCTGGCCTCACGCGCCGAGACCGATTTGCCCAAGCGCAAGCAGATGTATGCCGACATGCAGACCATGATCCACAACGAGGCGGGCATTGGTATTCCGCTGTTCCTAGCCAGCATCGACGGCCATTCGACCAAGCTCAAGGGCTTGTCTCCCATTCCGCTGGGCGGCCTGATGGGCTACTCGTTCGCCGAGCACGTCTGGCTGGACGCCTGACACACGGGTCCCGGCACACTGCCATGGAAGGCTTTGCATGAACCGCGTGATTCTCTCGCTGCTGGCCAAGCGCCTGTTCTTTGCGCTGCTGTCGTTGCTGTCGGTTTCGGTGATTGTTTTTTCGAT is drawn from Acidovorax sp. DW039 and contains these coding sequences:
- a CDS encoding glyoxylate/hydroxypyruvate reductase A, encoding MSSFPPLPSATFLYKSDPVRGRQWAEVFRAQAPEIDFRIWPDMGDPTKVRFLAAWEPPENISECFPNLQVLFSSGAGVDQFNFAALPPTLPVVRMVEPGIVQGMIEYVTRAVLDLHRDMPQYRRQQQRGEWKAVPVRPASQRRVGVLGLGSLGQAVLQTLQGLGFACAGWSRSRHQMNGICCYAGNDELPAFLEKLDVLVCLLPLTEATRGFLNAGLFGRLPPGAALVHVGRGPQLVTADLLAALATGQLSEAVLDVTDPEPLPPAHPLWRHPQVQITPHIASMTQPLSAAAVVIDNLRRFHANQPMTGLVDRARGY
- a CDS encoding GNAT family N-acetyltransferase → MHSKPPFSALENAVTAEDGVLLRQMTEADLQSAHALSAELRWPHRATDWEQVFVHSEGLVAERDGQILATALRWRWGPAHATIGLVIVTPACQGRRIGHRLMKALLDDMDNCTVLLHATAEGRGLYERLGFVRTGEVRQHQGIAQPTPLIALPSGWRLRPAGQNETAALQALDMNARGMPRHALIEDLLTQADACVVLDHDGTQQGFAMLRRFGRGHIIGPVIAPDAEGAKALISHLAGMNAGHFTRIDIDFDSGLTEWLENIGLLRVDAPTTMVRGSALQHPLGAPRIFALVTQAVG
- a CDS encoding aldehyde dehydrogenase family protein produces the protein MSLFDPRSIAVSSGHFIGGRLVRDTPRLGVLRPSDGQTHADLPLADASTVDAAVQNAWQAWRSSDWARRAPRDRARVLRRWADLIDADVALLAPLEAVCSTRPVRDATAWDVPFTAEGLRFFAEYADKLGGDVAATRHDHLGMVVAEPYGVVGAITPWNFPLVMMSWKVGAALAAGNAVVLKPSEMTPFSAVRLAELAVQAGVPAGLFNVVQGDGRTTGDALTRHPLIAKMTFTGSTRTGAAIMASCALQGPKPVTLELGGKSPQLVFDDAPDLDRLAGIIAGAITGNAGQVCVAGSRLIVQRGIAEALVDRIAARFAALRPGATWDADATLPPIISAPQAARILDIVERACDAGAQVRCGGGLFDGGPGGAYFQPTLIEGVTASNPAVQEEIFGPVLTVQTFDTEEEGLALAAHEHYGLAAGVHTADIGRALRAMRGISAGTVWINRYGRSADFVIPTGGYHQSGIGKDLGRQAVEANLRFKSVLIDFAAAH
- a CDS encoding haloacid dehalogenase type II, with translation MTFRPKYVTFDCYGTLTRFRMGEMTRELFADRIPAQHMEQFIADFTAYRFDEVLGDWQPYEVVLKNAVRRLCKKWRIQYFDADGQKYYDAVPTWDPHADVPAGLAKVAKEIPLVILSNAADDQIQKNVAMLGAPFHRVYTAQQAQAYKPRLKAFEYMLDSLGCNPEDVLHVSSSLRYDLMSADDIGIKNKVFVNRGHGPGNPAYGYTEIQDIGGLPGVVGL
- a CDS encoding FAD-binding oxidoreductase, which codes for MKLDSYWNDAMPLWPAGAAGGPRSLPGKVDVAIVGGGFTGLSAALALARKGARVVVLEAGPTIAPEASGRNGGHVNNGLAVDYADVAAKVGVEKARDWYHAYDDAVNTVARLVQQESIDCDFLRHGKLKLATRPHQMDALQRSAERLVADGVDTDVEILSAERVRAEVQSERFHGGLLYKRSAQMHMGRFAHGLAHAAERQGATICTNTCVNRLERVQGQVHRLHTAQGTVTAQQVLLATGASRHGSYGSFGWLRRRIVPIGSFIVVTEPLGAERAQALLRERRTYTTIANIHHYFRLTADHRLVFGGRARFAISSPQSDAASGEILRAGLAETFPQLGPVRLDYCWGGLVDMTQDRLPQAGERDGLFYSMGYSGHGTQMSVHMGERMAEVMAGNAAANPWQGRHWPAIPGHFGPPWFLPAVGLYFRLKDRLA
- a CDS encoding ABC transporter substrate-binding protein, which codes for MSDSHKQFENLVGPSESMRVMESLKRGASRRDVLAMLMACGMQAGAAGGLASLATSAHAQTPKRGGRIRVAGATAAATDTLDPAKQSNQTDYSRGSMIYNGLTSLDGSLTPQPALAESFTTQDAKTWVFTLRKGVVFHDGKALSPADVVFSILRHKDPATASKAKVLADQIETVRASGPNEVTMVLSAPNADLPVILGTFHFCIVKDGTTDFNAGIGTGPYKLKEFKPGVRSLVVRNEAYWKPGKPYLDEIEFVGIGDETARVNALLSGGMDLVASVNPRSVARVKGTPGYAIFTTQSGQYSDLIMRKDMGPGMSPDFAMAMKYLFDREQMKKTIALDYAVLGNDQPIDPTNRFHFKDLPQRGFDLDKAKFHLQKSGVTGKIPMVVSPAAMYSVEIALLLQQAGQRIGLDIDVKRMPADGYWSNHWLNSPVGFGNVNPRPSADTILTQFFKSDAAWNESRWKSAQFDQLLLASRAETDLPKRKQMYADMQTMIHNEAGIGIPLFLASIDGHSTKLKGLSPIPLGGLMGYSFAEHVWLDA